The Agarilytica rhodophyticola genome has a window encoding:
- a CDS encoding GMC family oxidoreductase, which yields MSKKKDGYDDRFKSDKGMDRRTFTKRALGASIAAGMASTGVSLASTTTAFNEQYEYVIVGSGAGGGPLAANLAKAGFSVLVLEAGENDPNDNIHDIPAWHTLSTEDPKLSWEFFVKHYADLEQQKKDSKYVEEEEGVLYPRAATIGGCTTHHALITVYPHNNDFDRIADITGDESWRSEGMRKYFQRLEDCHYVPRPLPGFPDPARHGYDGWLKTNNPDLRLLLEDPVLLKIVKSAVLKFGFTDAIELIFSGNLLDVNHWRVAGGLEGPFIAPMSTGFDYKRRGVREYLLDTQRRYPNLLHIRINALATRVLFEGTAAVGVEFLDGPRLYDADPLKDASNQEGTLRRVTATREVILSGGAFNSPQLLKLSGIGPKEELNQHGITALVDRPGVGENLQDRYEVGVVSELTDDVPLTKDCTYGKPGDPCLTRYKWRWWNRGPYSSNGAVISLVKRSKPDLPDPDLFIFGLPASFHGYFPGYSREITDTKDRFSWVVLKGHTENRAGTVKLRSNNPRDTPDINFHYFEEGSDLDGSDLEAVIEGVKIARGIMSTSLTDSLVSKEVFPGEALTSDAQIGEFVKNEAWGHHASCTNKIGTADDPMAVVDSKFRVYGTQNLRVVDASVFPYIPGFFIVVPVYMISEKASDDIIAAARG from the coding sequence ATGAGCAAAAAAAAAGATGGCTACGACGATAGGTTTAAAAGCGATAAAGGTATGGATCGACGTACCTTTACTAAACGAGCACTTGGTGCTTCTATTGCTGCAGGTATGGCGAGCACTGGTGTATCGCTTGCCTCGACAACTACAGCGTTTAACGAGCAATACGAATATGTCATTGTTGGTTCTGGTGCTGGCGGTGGACCACTTGCAGCCAACCTTGCTAAGGCAGGCTTTAGTGTACTTGTATTGGAGGCAGGAGAGAATGACCCCAATGACAATATTCACGATATCCCTGCATGGCATACACTCTCCACTGAAGACCCTAAGTTAAGTTGGGAGTTTTTTGTTAAACACTATGCTGACTTGGAGCAGCAAAAAAAAGATTCCAAGTACGTTGAGGAAGAAGAGGGCGTACTATACCCTCGCGCGGCAACCATTGGTGGCTGCACTACACATCACGCGTTAATTACTGTTTACCCTCACAACAATGATTTCGATCGGATCGCAGATATTACAGGAGATGAATCTTGGCGCAGCGAAGGAATGCGCAAATATTTTCAGCGACTCGAAGATTGTCACTATGTGCCCAGGCCCTTACCTGGATTTCCTGACCCGGCGCGACACGGGTATGACGGCTGGTTAAAAACCAATAATCCTGATCTTCGCTTGCTATTAGAAGATCCAGTGCTTCTAAAAATCGTGAAATCCGCTGTGCTAAAATTTGGTTTTACAGATGCTATTGAACTTATTTTCTCTGGTAATTTGTTGGATGTTAACCACTGGCGGGTTGCCGGTGGCCTAGAAGGGCCATTTATTGCACCTATGTCTACGGGGTTTGATTATAAAAGACGAGGTGTTCGTGAATACCTTTTGGATACTCAACGACGCTATCCAAATTTATTGCATATTAGAATAAATGCGCTAGCAACCCGTGTATTATTTGAAGGTACTGCGGCTGTTGGTGTGGAGTTTTTAGATGGGCCTCGGTTATATGATGCTGACCCGCTAAAAGATGCGAGCAATCAAGAGGGAACACTAAGACGCGTTACCGCTACGCGCGAAGTGATACTTTCTGGCGGTGCTTTTAATAGCCCACAACTACTTAAACTATCGGGGATAGGGCCTAAGGAAGAACTTAATCAACACGGAATAACTGCTCTGGTGGATCGGCCCGGTGTTGGCGAAAATTTGCAGGACCGATACGAAGTAGGGGTAGTCAGTGAACTGACCGACGATGTGCCCTTAACTAAAGACTGCACTTACGGTAAACCAGGAGATCCTTGCTTAACGCGCTATAAATGGCGCTGGTGGAATCGAGGCCCTTATAGTTCCAATGGCGCCGTTATTTCACTTGTTAAACGGTCGAAACCAGACTTACCTGATCCTGACTTATTCATATTCGGTTTACCCGCCAGCTTTCATGGCTATTTCCCAGGCTATTCTCGTGAAATTACCGATACTAAAGACCGCTTTTCGTGGGTTGTGCTGAAAGGCCATACCGAAAACCGAGCTGGGACTGTCAAACTCCGTTCAAATAACCCGCGAGATACACCTGATATCAATTTTCACTATTTCGAAGAAGGGAGCGATCTTGATGGCAGTGATTTAGAAGCTGTTATAGAAGGTGTGAAAATCGCACGAGGAATCATGAGTACATCTCTCACTGACTCCCTTGTCAGTAAAGAAGTTTTTCCTGGTGAAGCACTGACCAGCGATGCGCAAATAGGTGAGTTTGTTAAAAATGAAGCCTGGGGGCACCACGCTTCCTGTACTAACAAGATAGGTACTGCGGACGACCCAATGGCGGTTGTCGACAGCAAATTTCGTGTTTACGGAACGCAAAATTTGCGTGTAGTGGATGCATCGGTCTTTCCCTACATCCCCGGTTTTTTTATTGTGGTGCCGGTGTATATGATCAGTGAAAAAGCCAGTGACGATATTATTGCAGCGGCGAGAGGTTAA
- the rsgA gene encoding ribosome small subunit-dependent GTPase A, protein MENNDILGNLGWQAFFQQQLSLDEWENAIPGRVIEQSRSELHVATTLGTVMVHVQPSMPTMVVGDWLLLNHESRFLRLLERKTCFSRKAAGTKLTTQLISANVDTAFIVSSMNNDFNLNRIERFLALVYEAGAEAVVVLSKADQTNSPADFIHRIQSLDSFLAVESVNGLEKNSVDKLQPWLKKGNTIVMLGSSGVGKSTLTNTLLNEELQTTSDIREDDSKGRHTTTKRSLISLPSGALILDTPGMREIQLADCKDGISNTFSDIEQLAKTCKFSDCQHLREPGCAVREAVRLGEIEQRRLDNYQKLLREEAFNSASLSEKRAKDKALGRFYKSVLNESTKLKGR, encoded by the coding sequence ATGGAAAATAATGACATACTAGGCAACCTTGGCTGGCAAGCATTTTTTCAACAGCAGTTATCCTTAGATGAATGGGAAAATGCAATACCTGGACGTGTTATTGAACAATCCAGATCCGAACTCCATGTTGCAACGACACTAGGTACCGTAATGGTACATGTGCAACCATCGATGCCTACGATGGTAGTAGGCGATTGGTTATTACTTAATCATGAGTCTCGCTTCTTGCGGCTACTTGAACGAAAAACTTGTTTTTCACGAAAAGCGGCGGGAACTAAACTAACAACTCAACTTATTTCCGCTAATGTGGATACGGCTTTTATTGTTTCCTCGATGAATAATGATTTCAATCTCAATAGAATCGAGCGCTTTCTGGCTTTAGTGTATGAGGCTGGAGCAGAAGCTGTTGTTGTATTAAGTAAAGCTGATCAAACCAATTCTCCGGCAGATTTTATTCATAGAATACAATCCCTGGATAGTTTTCTCGCTGTTGAATCAGTCAATGGACTAGAAAAAAATAGTGTCGATAAGCTCCAGCCTTGGTTGAAAAAAGGTAATACTATCGTCATGTTGGGATCATCAGGTGTTGGCAAATCAACATTGACAAATACCCTTTTAAATGAAGAATTACAAACTACTTCCGACATTAGAGAAGACGATAGTAAAGGTCGTCATACAACAACAAAACGCTCATTAATAAGTTTACCTTCAGGAGCGCTAATATTAGATACACCGGGAATGAGAGAAATTCAGCTAGCTGACTGCAAAGATGGCATTAGCAATACTTTTAGCGATATCGAACAACTTGCTAAGACATGTAAGTTTAGTGACTGCCAGCATCTGCGTGAACCTGGCTGTGCGGTACGCGAAGCCGTTAGACTCGGTGAAATAGAACAAAGAAGATTAGACAACTACCAAAAACTATTGCGAGAGGAAGCCTTTAACTCCGCAAGTCTTTCTGAGAAAAGAGCTAAAGACAAAGCTTTAGGTCGTTTCTATAAAAGTGTACTTAACGAGAGTACAAAACTTAAAGGGCGATAA
- a CDS encoding MSCRAMM family protein, with product MCDGKPQSEYQQDIMFFDAFLQKHNLNKNIDIVTADYENYYINLLQFNDALGLSLDINYNDRKISGWYLKQENRIDVTFSELGQIQKQWLLYENEIFIHADQLAHLLGVTSEINTIKLIVNFSTKDQHPLLAKLEREKKYRHLAILNSLAANYPVVPDKYNIMTQPTIEARINQRKGLTAQTDDSHTVNINSRFDALYHASTFSFNRNENSSTRFNMQRTIHWLSTQYRYEFGDVRPIAIPGVNLGSMGRGFRFAIDGADQENNRRRFEGNAPPGWDAELYQDGRLIAFQTITEDGRYLFENISIRFGYNAFSVRLYAPTGEFRVVPYEFFSLDRGLDTGVFSPEISYVQSGRDLLLSNEQSNLTSTIARLNYGVNETLASRLSHIKIQRNNQDFQGTGVGFSKIIGDNKFDYDWLKFDTGINQQAAFLSRILAGDLSIDWSRRSAIGTPLKQLQLNYLYQFDHMQMGVFINRNKTNIEKSASSSLQLSYADQTMQYAQLLSHVQLPNSDSNVISHNTLNFRIGSWFIQSELGVMLNKSQTIEDLRLSGRYYWRGFSLIARYLENRSSLQKSINFQLTRNFNGSRLGFNFSYDFNNQCSIGITFATNFDFQGKTRSSLQSSRIHAQVFEDKNYNSVYDEDDLPIENARFFGRHHWRNYYTDKQGRVTLPGAISNRLQTIRLDKSTLDDPFLSVANEGFQVRSHSGGKNHVDFPLWKTFEIEGMLVSEKKHAASNTTQGLAGATLWLQNPAGEAIYRTRTEYDGFFIFENILPGKYQLIVDQAYLTRKKITQRKPITIHIDKKDDEVLVLDDVVLAANDR from the coding sequence TTGTGCGATGGAAAACCTCAGTCTGAATATCAGCAAGATATAATGTTTTTTGATGCTTTCTTGCAGAAACACAACCTTAATAAAAATATTGACATTGTTACTGCTGATTATGAGAATTATTATATTAATCTACTTCAATTCAATGATGCTCTAGGACTATCTTTAGATATTAATTATAACGATAGAAAAATAAGTGGTTGGTATTTGAAGCAAGAAAATCGTATCGATGTAACATTTTCTGAACTTGGCCAAATACAAAAGCAATGGCTACTTTATGAAAATGAAATTTTTATTCATGCAGATCAGCTTGCTCACTTGTTAGGTGTTACGAGTGAAATTAACACCATAAAATTAATAGTGAACTTTTCCACAAAGGATCAGCACCCTTTATTGGCTAAGCTAGAGCGCGAAAAGAAATATAGGCACCTGGCAATACTCAATAGTTTAGCAGCCAATTATCCTGTCGTTCCCGATAAATATAATATAATGACACAACCTACTATTGAAGCGAGGATCAATCAGCGTAAAGGTCTCACAGCACAAACAGATGATAGTCATACGGTAAATATAAATAGTCGCTTTGACGCCCTCTATCATGCTAGTACTTTTTCATTTAACCGTAATGAAAATTCTAGTACTCGCTTTAATATGCAACGGACCATCCATTGGTTATCGACGCAATACCGTTATGAGTTTGGTGACGTTAGACCCATAGCCATACCGGGAGTCAACCTAGGCTCTATGGGCCGGGGCTTTCGTTTTGCCATTGATGGCGCTGACCAAGAGAATAATCGTCGCCGTTTTGAAGGTAATGCCCCGCCTGGATGGGATGCAGAACTATACCAGGATGGACGATTAATTGCTTTTCAAACAATAACAGAAGACGGACGTTATCTATTTGAGAATATCAGTATAAGGTTTGGCTATAACGCTTTTAGTGTCAGACTTTATGCCCCAACTGGTGAATTTCGTGTTGTTCCTTACGAATTTTTCAGTTTGGATAGAGGTTTAGATACAGGTGTTTTCAGCCCCGAAATCTCCTATGTACAAAGCGGTCGAGACCTCTTACTCAGTAATGAGCAATCAAATTTGACCAGTACGATAGCACGACTTAATTATGGTGTGAATGAGACCTTAGCGAGTCGTTTGAGTCACATAAAAATACAACGTAATAACCAGGACTTTCAGGGTACAGGAGTAGGCTTTAGTAAAATAATAGGCGATAATAAATTCGACTATGATTGGCTGAAGTTCGACACGGGAATTAATCAGCAAGCGGCTTTTTTATCACGCATATTAGCTGGCGACCTGAGTATAGATTGGAGTCGACGCTCGGCTATTGGTACACCTCTTAAGCAGTTGCAGCTTAATTATCTTTATCAATTTGACCACATGCAAATGGGGGTTTTTATTAATCGCAATAAAACAAATATAGAAAAAAGTGCTAGCTCTTCACTGCAGCTTTCCTACGCCGATCAAACCATGCAGTATGCGCAATTACTTTCGCATGTACAACTACCCAACTCTGACTCTAACGTGATCAGTCATAATACACTTAATTTTCGTATCGGTTCATGGTTTATTCAAAGTGAACTAGGGGTGATGTTAAATAAAAGCCAAACAATTGAAGACCTTCGTTTATCGGGTCGCTATTATTGGCGAGGTTTTTCTTTGATTGCACGTTATTTAGAAAATAGAAGTAGTTTACAGAAAAGTATTAATTTTCAGCTAACGCGAAATTTTAACGGTAGCCGTCTTGGTTTTAACTTTTCTTATGACTTTAATAATCAGTGTTCTATCGGTATTACCTTTGCTACTAACTTTGATTTTCAAGGAAAAACTCGCTCTAGTTTGCAGTCTTCCCGTATTCATGCCCAAGTTTTTGAGGATAAAAATTACAACAGTGTCTATGACGAGGACGACCTACCAATTGAGAATGCTAGGTTTTTTGGTCGCCATCATTGGCGCAACTACTATACTGATAAACAGGGTAGGGTAACGCTCCCCGGCGCTATTAGTAACCGGTTACAAACAATACGACTTGATAAATCTACATTAGACGATCCTTTTCTTTCGGTCGCTAATGAAGGTTTTCAAGTAAGAAGCCATAGTGGCGGTAAGAATCATGTCGATTTTCCTCTATGGAAAACTTTCGAAATTGAAGGCATGCTAGTAAGTGAAAAAAAACATGCCGCATCAAATACCACTCAAGGACTGGCGGGAGCAACATTATGGTTACAGAATCCGGCAGGAGAGGCGATCTATCGGACACGTACAGAATACGATGGTTTCTTTATTTTCGAAAATATACTTCCCGGCAAATACCAGCTCATTGTAGATCAAGCCTATTTAACTAGAAAAAAAATTACGCAAAGAAAACCAATAACTATACATATTGATAAAAAAGACGATGAAGTGCTAGTTCTAGATGATGTAGTGCTGGCAGCTAACGATCGATAA